The Chryseobacterium shigense genomic sequence TAATATTGTTCAGGATGGTTCTTAAATTCATTGCCACTTCCAGGAATCCCATAAAAGCGAGGTCACGGTAATGTTTTACCAGAATTCCGCCCTGTGCTTTCATAAGATCTCCACCCCAGAATCTTATTTCTGCCTGCGGATCTTTCTGTTTAAGGGCTTTCATCAGGTTGCTCCCATGCAGATCACCGGAAGCTTCTCCTGCAATAATATAATACTTCATTTCTATAGTAAGGATAGAGAACAAATTAAGGTTTACTTGATCTTAATTTGTAAATTTGTCCAAAGATAATGATAAAAAATGTCAGAAGAATTTGAAATCCGAAATAAAGTTGCTGAAAGCGGTCTTGTGAATTTCGACCTGTCTACTCTGGTTCCTAAAGGGATAAGAAAGGGTATTGACCTTAAAGATTTTCTTTTCCAGGAAATGATCCTGAAGGAAAAAGATTTCAGGGAGAAAGTAGACGCCATTGATCCGGAAGAGTATAAAGACGCTTATATATACATTTACAATTCTGTAGATACTATTGTTCCGCTATGGGCTTATTTTGTATTGACTGCAAAGCTTACAGATGTTGCCAGAAAGATTGTTTTCGGGGACCGTGAAGACCTGGAAGTAATCCTGATGCACAATGCCATCCAGACTCATGATTTTGAAGATATGAGAGGCAAAAGAGTCCTTGTAAAAGGATGCACTGATAAAGAAATCCCTGAAAATGCATACATAGAACTTGTTGAACAGCTGAAACCAATGGTAAAATCCCTGATGTTTGGTGAAGCCTGCTCTAATGTTCCTATTGTAAAGAATTAATGTATGTTTAAAAATTTATACGCATTATTTTTATTTTTCATTTTTTTAGCCATTTATTACGTTGGCAGTTTTACAAGGATCCCGTTTGCTGACTGTGTAGGTTTTGTACACACTGTTGAATTGGGTAAATATGCTACAGTAGCAACTGCTATCACGCATTTTCTTTATGTAAATACAGGTATCCTGATTAAGGATATTACAGGGTTAGATGCTATTGCCGCCAGCAGGCTTTTAATTATTGGCTCTGCCGCTGCTACGGTATCCGTTATCTATCTTACAATAAAAAGCATTACTAAAAAAGAATGGGTTTCTGTTACGGCTGCAATCGTTTTCGGGCTCAGCTTTTCTTTCTGGAGAAATGCAGAGATTGTGGAAGTATATACATACAATTCATTCTGGATAAGCCTTTTCTTCTTTTCAATGGTAAAAAGTTTTACGGAGCATAAGAAGAAATATATTGTATTAAGTGGATTATTTTTAGGAATAAGTCTGTGGCTGCATATCCAGAATGTACTGCTGATCCCTGCCCTGCTATTGTTTTTATATTATTTTAAAGAAGAGAAAAAGTACGCTTACACTTCACTTTTTTTATTTTTGTTTCTTTTCGTTTCTATAACTGTTTTAAATGTTTCTCAGGGCCTTCCGTTAAGTTCTCCTTATACTGCGGAAGGAGGTCACTGGATACAGGATACCTTTAAGAAAACACCTAAGCAGTACCTTATAGATTTTGTTCAGTCTGTAGCCTATTTGGTTTACAATTTCAATATTTTCATCGTTTTCGGGATTATCGGGATGGTTCATTTATACCAATCGGACAAAAAGATGTTTTTTGTATTTTTCACCGCTGCTGTATGTGTGTACGGTTTTTCTACATTTTATGCGGTTTCAGATAACTATGTATTTTTCATCCCTTTTAATATGATCTTTGCCCTTTCAATTGGGTATGGACTTGCATTGCCGAAATACGAACCCCTGAAAAAATTCTCATGGGTATGTCTTTTTATTCCTCTCGGCTATTATGCTACCTATAAAACAGCATTCCTAACGGAACCGGGAAGAAGCTTCCATGAAGCTAAAAAGTACAAGGGTGGGCTTGATTATTATCTGGTTCCCTGGATGAACAACAATGTAGGCATCCTGAAATTCATCATCGAAAAGAAAAAATCCCCCGATCCGATGCACTGGATGATTAATGGAGCGAAGGATTATATAGAGCTGATGAAAAGTAAAGGATATACAGAAGAAGAGATTAAAAAACTTTAACAATAATTGTGAATACAAAAAACTT encodes the following:
- a CDS encoding protein O-mannosyl-transferase family: MFKNLYALFLFFIFLAIYYVGSFTRIPFADCVGFVHTVELGKYATVATAITHFLYVNTGILIKDITGLDAIAASRLLIIGSAAATVSVIYLTIKSITKKEWVSVTAAIVFGLSFSFWRNAEIVEVYTYNSFWISLFFFSMVKSFTEHKKKYIVLSGLFLGISLWLHIQNVLLIPALLLFLYYFKEEKKYAYTSLFLFLFLFVSITVLNVSQGLPLSSPYTAEGGHWIQDTFKKTPKQYLIDFVQSVAYLVYNFNIFIVFGIIGMVHLYQSDKKMFFVFFTAAVCVYGFSTFYAVSDNYVFFIPFNMIFALSIGYGLALPKYEPLKKFSWVCLFIPLGYYATYKTAFLTEPGRSFHEAKKYKGGLDYYLVPWMNNNVGILKFIIEKKKSPDPMHWMINGAKDYIELMKSKGYTEEEIKKL
- a CDS encoding DUF2480 family protein, whose protein sequence is MSEEFEIRNKVAESGLVNFDLSTLVPKGIRKGIDLKDFLFQEMILKEKDFREKVDAIDPEEYKDAYIYIYNSVDTIVPLWAYFVLTAKLTDVARKIVFGDREDLEVILMHNAIQTHDFEDMRGKRVLVKGCTDKEIPENAYIELVEQLKPMVKSLMFGEACSNVPIVKN